From the Gramella sp. Hel_I_59 genome, one window contains:
- a CDS encoding bifunctional GNAT family N-acetyltransferase/carbon-nitrogen hydrolase family protein — MIDSAKIELRNLQVKDYEELKISMVKSYQAMPDEYWSKAEIKTLISKFPEGQLCIIIDNRIAGCALSITVDYDKFDDNHTYEEIIGGENFSTHTKNGNVLYGIDVFIHPEFRGMRLGRRLYEARKELCEHLNLKAIVFGGRIPNYAKYADELTPKRYIEKVKLQEIHDPVLSFQLSNDFHVKKVIKGYLSGDHESKEFATLMEWNNIYYSKPQKLVNTTKTVVRLGLVQWQMRLFKDYEALVSQIEFFVDAVSNYQSDFILFPELFNAPLMAQFNHLSEPEAIRALSDYTEKLLETFREFAINYNINIITGSMPMPEGEHMYNVGYLCRRDGSYERYEKLHITPAEETAWGMKGGNRLETFDTDCGKIGVLICYDVEFPEVSRLLAEEGMNILFVPFMTDTQNGYSRVKICAQARAVENECYVAIAGSVGNLPKVDNMDIQYAQSAVLTPSDFAFPVNGIKAEATPNTESTLLVDVDLDLLKELHNFGSVRNMKDRRKDLYSLRRKK; from the coding sequence GTGATAGATTCAGCAAAAATAGAACTTCGGAACTTACAGGTTAAAGATTACGAGGAATTGAAGATTTCCATGGTCAAAAGTTACCAGGCTATGCCAGATGAATACTGGAGCAAGGCTGAGATCAAAACATTGATCAGTAAGTTTCCTGAAGGCCAGTTGTGCATCATAATAGACAATCGAATTGCGGGATGTGCGCTTTCTATTACCGTAGATTACGACAAATTTGATGATAATCACACCTACGAGGAGATCATTGGGGGAGAAAACTTTTCCACGCATACCAAAAACGGGAATGTACTCTACGGAATCGATGTATTTATTCACCCGGAATTCCGCGGAATGCGATTGGGTCGAAGACTGTATGAAGCTCGAAAGGAATTATGTGAGCATTTAAATCTGAAAGCGATCGTTTTTGGAGGTAGAATTCCGAATTATGCAAAGTATGCAGATGAGTTAACTCCGAAGCGTTATATCGAGAAAGTAAAGCTGCAGGAAATTCATGATCCTGTATTATCATTTCAGTTAAGTAATGACTTTCACGTAAAGAAAGTGATCAAGGGATATCTTTCCGGAGATCATGAATCCAAGGAATTTGCTACTTTGATGGAATGGAATAACATCTATTATTCTAAACCTCAAAAGCTGGTAAATACTACCAAAACAGTGGTTCGACTTGGGCTTGTGCAATGGCAGATGCGCTTGTTTAAAGATTATGAAGCGCTGGTTTCCCAGATAGAATTCTTTGTGGATGCAGTGAGTAATTATCAGAGTGATTTTATACTTTTTCCAGAGCTTTTCAATGCGCCATTAATGGCTCAGTTCAATCATCTTTCTGAGCCGGAAGCCATTCGTGCATTATCAGACTATACCGAGAAATTGCTGGAAACCTTCCGGGAATTCGCGATCAACTACAACATTAATATCATTACCGGAAGTATGCCAATGCCAGAAGGTGAGCATATGTACAACGTAGGATATCTTTGCAGAAGGGATGGAAGCTACGAACGCTATGAAAAACTGCATATTACTCCTGCAGAAGAAACTGCCTGGGGAATGAAGGGCGGTAACAGACTGGAAACTTTTGATACCGATTGTGGTAAAATTGGTGTACTAATTTGCTATGATGTGGAATTCCCTGAAGTTTCGCGATTACTGGCAGAGGAAGGAATGAATATCTTATTTGTACCGTTCATGACCGATACCCAGAATGGTTACTCTCGCGTAAAGATCTGTGCTCAGGCACGTGCGGTAGAAAATGAATGTTATGTAGCCATCGCTGGTTCTGTTGGAAATTTGCCGAAGGTTGATAATATGGATATTCAATACGCTCAAAGTGCTGTATTAACGCCTTCAGATTTTGCTTTTCCTGTAAACGGAATCAAAGCGGAAGCTACTCCAAATACTGAAAGTACTTTACTGGTAGATGTCGATCTGGATCTTCTAAAAGAGTTACATAACTTCGGAAGTGTTCGAAATATGAAAGACAGGAGAAAGGATCTATATTCATTGCGAAGAAAAAAATAG
- a CDS encoding response regulator transcription factor, translated as MSKNISIVDDHKLFASSLRVLVNSFDGFQVLDFFKNGQELVDHVENGLELPDVLLLDMRMPVMDGLQTMTWLKQHQPDLKVLALTVDQEDETIIKMLKLGARGYLLKDIDPDEFELALNRIVDTGYYTNQLISEAYRNEGKADKYEVLTGREQEFLSYACSELTYKAIASEMNLSPKTVENYRESLFSKLRVKSRVGLVMVAIKEGYFKI; from the coding sequence ATGTCTAAAAATATAAGCATAGTCGATGATCATAAGCTGTTCGCAAGTTCACTTCGGGTTCTGGTGAATTCCTTCGACGGTTTCCAGGTGCTTGATTTTTTTAAGAATGGGCAGGAGCTTGTAGACCATGTTGAGAATGGTCTGGAACTTCCAGATGTTTTACTGCTGGATATGAGAATGCCTGTAATGGACGGTCTGCAGACAATGACATGGTTAAAACAACATCAGCCAGATCTTAAAGTTCTTGCTCTGACTGTAGATCAGGAAGATGAAACGATCATTAAAATGTTGAAACTCGGTGCTCGCGGATATCTTCTGAAGGATATAGATCCAGATGAATTTGAACTTGCTTTAAACAGGATCGTTGATACTGGTTATTATACAAATCAGTTGATTTCTGAAGCTTATAGAAATGAAGGAAAGGCTGATAAATATGAGGTTCTTACCGGCAGGGAGCAGGAGTTTTTAAGTTACGCCTGTAGTGAACTTACTTATAAAGCGATCGCTTCAGAAATGAATCTTAGTCCTAAAACTGTAGAAAACTATCGGGAGAGTCTCTTTAGTAAGTTACGGGTTAAGAGTAGAGTAGGCCTTGTTATGGTGGCTATCAAAGAAGGGTATTTCAAGATCTAA
- a CDS encoding biotin-dependent carboxyltransferase family protein, giving the protein MNSKLSNPMGEVVVKQPGLFSTIQDFGRFGSRKYGVPESGIMDRYAFKICNLILGNSENDAVLEITFVGPVLEFNAATNICVGGANLSPKINDLEINLNTAYQVKAGDILSFGKRKSGFRSYLAIKYGFQSPEILGSRSWFEAVTGNHRLQKNQLLHYQTSEAINNNPHSTIHVNTDYLNSEMIETYGGPEFAELTESLQKLIFQKKFKVSGDSNRMAVQFEEGFNNDLKGIHTSPVMPGSVQLTPSGKLIVLMRDCQTTGGYPRVLQLSEYGIQVLSQKMPGEIVQFHRK; this is encoded by the coding sequence ATGAATTCGAAATTATCAAATCCAATGGGTGAAGTTGTTGTTAAGCAGCCAGGATTATTCTCCACGATTCAGGATTTTGGAAGATTTGGATCGAGAAAATATGGTGTTCCTGAGAGCGGAATTATGGATAGATATGCCTTCAAAATTTGCAATCTAATTCTCGGCAATTCTGAAAATGATGCGGTGCTGGAAATAACATTTGTTGGGCCTGTTCTTGAATTTAATGCAGCTACAAATATTTGTGTTGGAGGGGCAAATCTCAGTCCGAAGATTAACGATTTAGAGATCAATTTAAATACGGCCTATCAGGTTAAGGCTGGAGATATTCTTTCCTTCGGAAAAAGAAAATCTGGATTCCGATCCTATCTCGCGATTAAATATGGTTTTCAATCTCCGGAAATTCTGGGAAGTCGAAGTTGGTTCGAAGCTGTTACAGGAAATCATAGACTTCAGAAGAACCAGCTTTTACATTATCAAACTTCAGAAGCTATCAACAATAATCCTCATTCAACTATTCACGTAAATACAGATTACCTCAATTCAGAAATGATCGAAACTTATGGAGGGCCAGAATTTGCAGAGCTAACAGAATCTTTGCAAAAACTTATTTTTCAGAAGAAATTTAAGGTGAGTGGTGATAGCAACCGGATGGCTGTACAATTTGAAGAAGGTTTTAATAATGATCTCAAAGGCATTCACACTTCCCCGGTTATGCCGGGAAGCGTTCAACTTACCCCATCAGGAAAACTGATTGTGCTTATGAGGGACTGTCAAACTACGGGAGGTTATCCAAGGGTTTTACAACTATCAGAATATGGAATCCAGGTACTCTCTCAAAAAATGCCTGGTGAAATTGTGCAATTCCACAGGAAGTAG
- a CDS encoding Nramp family divalent metal transporter, whose amino-acid sequence MKNFFRNLGPGILVSAAFIGPGTVTVCSLAGVEFGYSLLWALLVSIIACIVLQEMSARLGLVTGRGLSDSIRQSITSPVFRVVALILIFSAIVIGNAAYEAGNISGAVMGVQSIMPIEEISISGNAINLWSFIIGGSAFLLLYLGSYKKLERVFIGLVVLMSLAFIITAFLTQPSWSGVFKGFVPTSISDEILTIIALVGTTVVPYNLFLHASLIGEKWTGLNHLKTVRRELVFSIILGGLVSMAILICAASSGLSSINDVAGLAVGLEPLFGNMATTFLAVGLLAAGITSSITAPLAAAYVVKGCLGWQSGMSDWRFKAVWMSIIILGVLFSSLGIKPVEIIQFAQVANGIVLPVIAIFLLWIVNQESILGKFRNSAFQNIIGILVIVLAIFLGAKSIYTVIQNL is encoded by the coding sequence ATGAAAAACTTCTTCAGAAATCTAGGTCCTGGAATCCTTGTTTCTGCTGCATTTATTGGTCCTGGAACCGTTACCGTATGTAGTCTTGCAGGGGTGGAATTTGGTTATAGTCTGCTATGGGCTTTACTGGTTTCAATAATTGCGTGTATCGTATTGCAGGAAATGTCTGCCAGGCTTGGCTTGGTAACAGGCAGAGGATTAAGTGATTCCATACGGCAATCCATAACCTCTCCGGTATTCCGAGTAGTAGCTCTAATTCTGATTTTCTCTGCAATTGTAATTGGGAATGCCGCTTACGAAGCTGGGAATATATCTGGTGCGGTCATGGGTGTGCAGAGTATCATGCCTATTGAGGAAATATCAATTTCGGGAAATGCTATCAATCTTTGGAGCTTTATCATTGGAGGCTCCGCATTTCTACTTCTTTATTTAGGAAGTTACAAGAAGCTGGAAAGGGTATTTATAGGATTGGTGGTTTTAATGAGCCTTGCGTTTATTATCACAGCTTTTCTAACCCAGCCATCCTGGTCGGGTGTTTTTAAAGGCTTTGTGCCGACATCCATAAGTGATGAAATTTTAACGATCATCGCATTGGTGGGAACCACCGTGGTACCTTATAATTTGTTTTTACATGCATCTTTGATTGGTGAGAAATGGACCGGCCTTAATCATCTCAAAACCGTACGGAGAGAACTCGTGTTCTCGATCATTCTGGGTGGCCTGGTTTCCATGGCGATCCTAATATGTGCAGCTTCTTCCGGATTAAGTTCTATTAATGATGTAGCCGGTCTGGCAGTAGGACTGGAGCCATTGTTTGGAAATATGGCCACTACTTTTCTAGCAGTTGGATTACTGGCAGCTGGGATTACCTCATCCATAACAGCTCCTTTGGCGGCAGCATATGTTGTGAAAGGTTGTCTTGGGTGGCAGTCTGGAATGTCCGACTGGCGGTTTAAAGCAGTTTGGATGAGCATAATTATCCTTGGTGTATTGTTTAGTTCCCTGGGAATAAAACCGGTCGAGATCATTCAGTTTGCGCAAGTAGCCAACGGAATTGTGCTTCCTGTCATTGCGATATTTCTCTTATGGATCGTCAATCAAGAATCTATCCTGGGTAAATTCAGAAATTCAGCCTTTCAAAACATAATTGGTATCTTGGTAATTGTCCTGGCCATATTCCTTGGTGCAAAATCAATTTATACAGTAATACAGAATTTATGA
- a CDS encoding DUF2891 domain-containing protein: MKQFLLASVCLLILSCKGNSEDPDENPGDTDTLITESILPDALKTTDKVTLNLTEANNLAELPLGCLNTEYPNKLGQTLENAEAMDEPKALHPAFYGCFDWHSSVHAHWSLVSLLKQFPDLEKNEEIREKLKTSLSSENIEGEVAYFNRKESTVYERTYGWAWLLKLSQELKSWEDPLGQELAANLQPLTDLITTRFIEFLPKLNYPVRVGEHTNTAFGLAFAYDYAEATENQELMEVVKKSAQNFFLKDDNCPVSWEPGGYDFISPCLAEVDIMRRVLPKSAFNLWIEDFMPQLKNEDFEMEVGEVSDRSDGKLVHLDGLNFSRAWIFSGLANQYPEKFGHLRSLANEHVAYSFPNVSGDGYEGGHWLGTFAIYALQESGKQPVK, translated from the coding sequence ATGAAACAATTTCTTTTAGCCTCCGTATGTTTGCTTATTCTATCCTGTAAAGGAAATTCAGAAGATCCTGACGAAAATCCTGGAGATACTGACACTTTGATAACTGAGAGTATCCTGCCAGATGCACTCAAAACTACAGATAAAGTAACCTTAAATCTTACTGAAGCTAACAATCTTGCGGAATTACCTTTAGGTTGTTTAAATACAGAATACCCTAATAAATTGGGACAAACTCTCGAAAATGCAGAGGCGATGGATGAACCCAAAGCTTTGCATCCAGCCTTTTATGGGTGTTTTGACTGGCATTCTTCTGTTCATGCCCATTGGTCACTGGTGAGTTTGTTGAAGCAGTTTCCAGATCTTGAGAAAAATGAGGAGATTCGTGAAAAGTTAAAAACTTCTCTCTCTTCAGAAAATATTGAAGGAGAGGTTGCATACTTCAATCGTAAGGAAAGCACAGTATATGAACGTACTTATGGCTGGGCATGGTTGCTGAAGTTGTCACAGGAGCTAAAGTCCTGGGAAGATCCTCTTGGACAGGAACTTGCTGCAAATCTTCAACCACTTACAGATCTAATAACTACGCGATTCATTGAATTCCTTCCGAAGTTAAATTACCCGGTAAGAGTAGGAGAACATACCAATACTGCATTCGGGCTTGCTTTTGCATATGATTATGCAGAAGCCACCGAGAACCAGGAGTTAATGGAAGTGGTCAAGAAAAGTGCACAGAATTTCTTCCTGAAAGACGACAACTGCCCGGTAAGCTGGGAACCAGGAGGCTACGACTTTATTTCTCCATGCCTGGCAGAAGTGGATATCATGAGAAGAGTTCTTCCAAAAAGTGCTTTTAACCTTTGGATAGAAGATTTCATGCCGCAATTGAAAAATGAAGATTTTGAAATGGAAGTTGGTGAAGTTTCAGATAGATCTGATGGTAAACTGGTTCATCTGGATGGTCTTAACTTCAGCAGAGCCTGGATTTTCTCTGGTCTTGCCAATCAATACCCTGAAAAATTCGGTCATTTAAGGTCTCTAGCTAATGAACATGTGGCCTATTCCTTTCCAAATGTTTCCGGTGACGGTTATGAAGGTGGTCACTGGCTAGGAACTTTTGCGATTTATGCTTTACAGGAATCTGGAAAGCAACCCGTAAAATGA
- the pxpB gene encoding 5-oxoprolinase subunit PxpB gives MIKWKSVSRMGDRGILIEFPQEISEKILQTILEVKTALSKIKLEQKVEITNTYNSLLISYPSAIRYIYSELKVVSNTLRATNISKNIDKRIFKIPVCYEAEYAPDLNEVAELKNIKKEELISLHSTPEYLVYFTGFLPGFLYLGGLNQKIATPRKITPRKIVEKGSVGIAEDQTGIYPQESPGGWQIIGRTPLDLFNANSKIPSPFNVGDFVRFHPVSNLEYIQIQKKVKQGKYEFEIIKSNG, from the coding sequence ATGATCAAGTGGAAGAGTGTTTCGAGAATGGGAGATCGCGGAATTCTGATAGAATTCCCTCAGGAAATTTCAGAAAAAATACTTCAAACTATACTAGAGGTAAAAACTGCGCTATCAAAAATAAAGCTTGAGCAAAAGGTTGAAATAACTAATACATACAACTCGTTATTAATAAGTTATCCTTCAGCTATAAGATATATCTATAGTGAGTTAAAAGTCGTTTCCAATACTCTTAGAGCTACGAATATATCAAAAAACATCGACAAGCGAATTTTCAAGATTCCTGTTTGCTATGAAGCAGAATATGCTCCAGATTTGAATGAGGTAGCCGAGCTTAAAAACATAAAAAAGGAAGAGCTGATTTCCCTTCACTCCACTCCAGAATACCTAGTTTATTTTACCGGGTTTTTACCGGGCTTTTTATACCTGGGTGGGTTGAATCAAAAAATTGCAACGCCACGAAAAATCACTCCGCGTAAAATTGTAGAAAAAGGAAGCGTGGGAATCGCAGAAGATCAAACCGGAATTTATCCACAAGAGAGTCCGGGTGGATGGCAAATAATTGGTCGAACACCTCTGGATCTTTTTAATGCGAACAGCAAAATTCCCAGTCCATTTAATGTTGGAGATTTCGTTCGATTTCATCCGGTAAGTAATTTGGAATATATCCAAATTCAAAAAAAGGTGAAGCAAGGAAAATATGAATTCGAAATTATCAAATCCAATGGGTGA
- the pxpA gene encoding 5-oxoprolinase subunit PxpA: protein MIKETIHINCDLGEGGEFDDKLMPLISACNIACGGHAGNLETMHRTVRLALENNVEIGAHPSYPDRANFGRNHMDMTAEELKLSIEGQVLSLKQIVESEGGKLSHVKLHGALYNDAAKDRNISKIVVRSLEHFDDDLRLFVPLNSQLGELALGRFELYYEAFADRNYEDDYGLVPRSKSYAIIEDREVVFQHVRSIYKENKILLPNGEFLEAQADTFCVHSDTPSAVEILQYLQRKLAAENIYIKS from the coding sequence ATGATTAAAGAAACCATCCATATAAATTGTGATCTTGGAGAAGGGGGAGAGTTTGACGATAAGTTAATGCCACTAATTTCTGCTTGCAATATTGCCTGTGGAGGACATGCTGGAAACCTCGAAACCATGCATAGAACTGTTCGTCTGGCTCTTGAAAATAACGTGGAAATTGGAGCACATCCATCCTATCCAGACCGGGCAAACTTCGGAAGAAATCATATGGATATGACTGCTGAAGAATTGAAACTTTCCATAGAAGGACAGGTGCTAAGTCTGAAGCAAATTGTGGAATCTGAAGGAGGGAAACTAAGTCACGTGAAACTGCATGGTGCTCTCTATAATGACGCTGCTAAGGATAGGAATATTTCCAAGATAGTAGTGAGGAGTCTTGAACATTTTGATGATGATTTGAGGCTGTTTGTGCCTCTCAATTCCCAACTCGGAGAACTCGCTTTAGGCAGATTTGAACTCTATTATGAAGCATTTGCAGATCGAAACTATGAGGATGATTATGGTTTGGTTCCTCGATCAAAATCGTATGCAATCATCGAAGATAGGGAAGTGGTTTTTCAGCACGTGAGAAGTATCTATAAAGAGAACAAAATCTTATTGCCGAACGGCGAATTTTTAGAGGCTCAGGCAGACACATTTTGCGTGCATTCTGATACCCCTTCGGCGGTGGAAATTTTACAATATCTACAACGTAAATTAGCTGCAGAAAATATCTATATTAAATCCTGA
- a CDS encoding histidine kinase — translation MLRKEEIILILYFILVIVLLTVFTVFFVITYQKRKNKILQEKFEAEQQFLIELNNTKIEIQEATLKNVSWELHDNIGQLLSVASIQLNILLKRSKDDASPAVTEIKEMVANSLNEVRSLSRTLNNEVIHNTGLHKSVRDELERYNRMDILQAELEITGESREIKPESEIIIFRIMQEFFNNVIKYAEASSLQVQLNYLEDSLQIHAKDNGKGFDDTEVEKGSGIINMYSRAKLINAQIDIQSKVGEGTSLKLNYPIQITSNV, via the coding sequence ATGCTTCGGAAAGAAGAGATCATTCTAATTCTCTATTTTATATTGGTGATTGTACTTCTCACCGTATTCACCGTCTTTTTTGTTATCACTTATCAGAAGCGAAAGAATAAGATTCTGCAAGAGAAATTTGAAGCAGAACAACAATTTTTAATAGAACTAAATAATACAAAAATCGAGATACAGGAAGCTACATTGAAGAATGTAAGCTGGGAACTCCATGACAATATTGGTCAGTTACTATCAGTCGCCAGTATCCAGTTGAACATACTTTTAAAGAGATCCAAAGACGATGCTAGTCCAGCGGTTACAGAGATCAAAGAAATGGTGGCAAATTCGTTAAACGAAGTTCGTTCACTTTCCAGGACTCTCAATAATGAAGTTATCCATAATACCGGGTTGCATAAGTCTGTTCGCGACGAGCTGGAGCGCTATAATCGTATGGACATCCTCCAGGCAGAATTGGAAATTACAGGGGAATCCAGGGAAATTAAACCTGAAAGTGAGATCATTATATTCCGGATCATGCAGGAGTTTTTTAATAATGTCATCAAATATGCTGAAGCCTCTTCACTTCAGGTTCAGTTAAACTATCTGGAAGATTCACTGCAGATTCATGCAAAGGATAACGGGAAAGGTTTCGATGATACTGAAGTAGAAAAAGGTTCCGGAATAATCAACATGTATAGCAGGGCCAAGCTAATCAATGCTCAAATTGATATCCAAAGTAAAGTTGGAGAAGGAACTTCTCTGAAATTAAACTATCCTATTCAAATAACCAGCAATGTCTAA